In Tachysurus fulvidraco isolate hzauxx_2018 chromosome 3, HZAU_PFXX_2.0, whole genome shotgun sequence, a single window of DNA contains:
- the LOC113647845 gene encoding septin-8-like isoform X1 has product MKDDEQFTHWSSSKKEQQQHKYMKNSKEIKGFLTRYILKTWSLCNSARLQKMAFGEKDEHKPQKTMLIVGETGVGKSTLINAMVNYMLGVESKDRIWFEVIETKEEQSDYQTHEVTVYNLFTEHCPFSLTVIDTPGFGKTEDTGEDLKVAENLLEFLTSSKSVETLDAVCLVVSSSTVRLSERQRYLFNAVLSLFSNDVKKNFVVFITHAPRRPTNSIKAIKDAKIPCAQTRDDEPVYFRFDNSHCENFFVRCDREEETNELIQGFQAAWDLFNTSMDDFLSFVKANKPVSLKNTESVLTHRKQLVEHMISLREQVKAMQLEHEFEECYKEKVPIDPSTGSSKEAMCCSVCKWNCHYPGCWWVRDLSWCTVMSKNKCTECPGKCHYTTHVKEAKIYETKTRLVKKTLEDVKKNHKNESEENKKRLAKEISKQEKEISRLVEECDKCMHVLQQIALKTDALSTLQDLESLCKEAKKMYGNETVQKLENLKKKAAGKSDMTRL; this is encoded by the exons ATGAAAGACGACGAACAGTTCACTCATTG GAGCTCCTCAAAGAAGGAACAGCAGCAacataaatatatgaaaaacagcaaagaaataaaaggatTCCTCACCAGATATATTCTAAAAACATGGAGTCTGTGTAACAGTGCAAGACTGCAGAAAATGGCATTTGGTGAAAAAGATGAGCACAAACCTCAGAAAACCATGTTAATAGTTGGAGAAACAGGAGTGGGGAAGTCGACTCTCATCAACGCCATGGTCAACTACATGCTTGGTGTtgagagtaaagacagaatttGGTTTGAGGTCATAGAGACAAAAGAAGAGCAGTCTGATTATCAGACTCACGAGGTCACAGTGTATAACTTGTTTACTGAACACTGCCCATTCTCTCTGACCGTCATCGACACGCCTGGGTTCGGAAAAACAGAAGACACAGGCGAGGATTTAAAAGTAGCTGAAAATTTACTCGAGTTCCTGACATCCAGTAAAAGTGTCGAGACACTTGATGCCGTGTGTCTCGTGGTGTCGTCCAGCACTGTCCGACTCAGTGAAAGACAGCGCTATCTTTTTAATGCTGTTCTCTCCTTATTCAGCAATGACGTGAAGAAAAACTTTGTTGTGTTCATCACACATGCACCAAGAAGGCCTACAAATTCTATCAAAGCCATTAAAGATGCCAAGATCCCATGCGCTCAGACTAGAGATGACGAGCCGGTGTATTTCAGGTTCGATAACAGTCACTGTGAGAACTTTTTTGTGAGATGCGACCGTGAAGAAGAAACCAATGAACTGATTCAAGGTTTTCAGGCAGCATGGGATCTGTTCAACACGAGCATGGATGACTTTCTATCTTTCGTAAAGGCGAACAAACCTGTAAGTCTGAAGAACACTGAAAGTGTGCTGACACACCGTAAGCAGCTGGTGGAACACATGATCAGTTTAAGAGAACAGGTCAAAGCAATGCAGCTTGAACATGAATTTGAAGAGTGCTACAAAGAAAAAGTACCAATTGACCCGTCAACGGGTTCGAGCAAAGAGGCtatgtgctgtagtgtgtgtaagtggaaCTGTCATTATCCAGGATGCTGGTGGGTCCGAGATCTTTCCTGGTGTACTGTCATGTCCAAGAATAAATGCACAGAGTGTCCAGGAAAGTGTCACTACACTACGCATGTTAAAGAGGCAAAAATCTATGAGACAAAGACCAGGCTGGTCAAGAAGACTTTAGAAGATGTGAAAAAGAACCACAAGAATGAGTCTGAGGAGAATAAGAAACGACTAGCGAAAGAAAtatcaaaacaagaaaaagaaataagcagACTGGTGGAAGAGTGCGATAAATGTATGCACGTCCTGCAGCAGATCGCCTTAAAGACCGATGCTCTGTCTACACTTCAGGATCTGGAGTCCCTGTGTAAGGAAGCAAAGAAAATGTATGGGAATGAAACAGTACAGAAACTCGAAAATCTGAAGAAAAAGGCTGCGGGGAAGTCCGACATGACTAGACTGTAG
- the LOC113647845 gene encoding septin-8-like isoform X2: MKNSKEIKGFLTRYILKTWSLCNSARLQKMAFGEKDEHKPQKTMLIVGETGVGKSTLINAMVNYMLGVESKDRIWFEVIETKEEQSDYQTHEVTVYNLFTEHCPFSLTVIDTPGFGKTEDTGEDLKVAENLLEFLTSSKSVETLDAVCLVVSSSTVRLSERQRYLFNAVLSLFSNDVKKNFVVFITHAPRRPTNSIKAIKDAKIPCAQTRDDEPVYFRFDNSHCENFFVRCDREEETNELIQGFQAAWDLFNTSMDDFLSFVKANKPVSLKNTESVLTHRKQLVEHMISLREQVKAMQLEHEFEECYKEKVPIDPSTGSSKEAMCCSVCKWNCHYPGCWWVRDLSWCTVMSKNKCTECPGKCHYTTHVKEAKIYETKTRLVKKTLEDVKKNHKNESEENKKRLAKEISKQEKEISRLVEECDKCMHVLQQIALKTDALSTLQDLESLCKEAKKMYGNETVQKLENLKKKAAGKSDMTRL, translated from the coding sequence atgaaaaacagcaaagaaataaaaggatTCCTCACCAGATATATTCTAAAAACATGGAGTCTGTGTAACAGTGCAAGACTGCAGAAAATGGCATTTGGTGAAAAAGATGAGCACAAACCTCAGAAAACCATGTTAATAGTTGGAGAAACAGGAGTGGGGAAGTCGACTCTCATCAACGCCATGGTCAACTACATGCTTGGTGTtgagagtaaagacagaatttGGTTTGAGGTCATAGAGACAAAAGAAGAGCAGTCTGATTATCAGACTCACGAGGTCACAGTGTATAACTTGTTTACTGAACACTGCCCATTCTCTCTGACCGTCATCGACACGCCTGGGTTCGGAAAAACAGAAGACACAGGCGAGGATTTAAAAGTAGCTGAAAATTTACTCGAGTTCCTGACATCCAGTAAAAGTGTCGAGACACTTGATGCCGTGTGTCTCGTGGTGTCGTCCAGCACTGTCCGACTCAGTGAAAGACAGCGCTATCTTTTTAATGCTGTTCTCTCCTTATTCAGCAATGACGTGAAGAAAAACTTTGTTGTGTTCATCACACATGCACCAAGAAGGCCTACAAATTCTATCAAAGCCATTAAAGATGCCAAGATCCCATGCGCTCAGACTAGAGATGACGAGCCGGTGTATTTCAGGTTCGATAACAGTCACTGTGAGAACTTTTTTGTGAGATGCGACCGTGAAGAAGAAACCAATGAACTGATTCAAGGTTTTCAGGCAGCATGGGATCTGTTCAACACGAGCATGGATGACTTTCTATCTTTCGTAAAGGCGAACAAACCTGTAAGTCTGAAGAACACTGAAAGTGTGCTGACACACCGTAAGCAGCTGGTGGAACACATGATCAGTTTAAGAGAACAGGTCAAAGCAATGCAGCTTGAACATGAATTTGAAGAGTGCTACAAAGAAAAAGTACCAATTGACCCGTCAACGGGTTCGAGCAAAGAGGCtatgtgctgtagtgtgtgtaagtggaaCTGTCATTATCCAGGATGCTGGTGGGTCCGAGATCTTTCCTGGTGTACTGTCATGTCCAAGAATAAATGCACAGAGTGTCCAGGAAAGTGTCACTACACTACGCATGTTAAAGAGGCAAAAATCTATGAGACAAAGACCAGGCTGGTCAAGAAGACTTTAGAAGATGTGAAAAAGAACCACAAGAATGAGTCTGAGGAGAATAAGAAACGACTAGCGAAAGAAAtatcaaaacaagaaaaagaaataagcagACTGGTGGAAGAGTGCGATAAATGTATGCACGTCCTGCAGCAGATCGCCTTAAAGACCGATGCTCTGTCTACACTTCAGGATCTGGAGTCCCTGTGTAAGGAAGCAAAGAAAATGTATGGGAATGAAACAGTACAGAAACTCGAAAATCTGAAGAAAAAGGCTGCGGGGAAGTCCGACATGACTAGACTGTAG